The bacterium genome includes the window CGCGAAGCCTACCGGGTGCACCGAGACCCGGAGGCTCTGCCGTATTTTGACTGAAGTGCGATCAAGGCGAGCGCCTTTTGCGGTTCCCCTCCTCGCTCTGCTGCTCACATCGACGGGTTGCGCGACTCTGGTCAGCGGCACCCGCGAGTCGATTCACATAGAGACGGAGCCTGCAGGTGCGAGCGTGTTGATTCGTCCAGGAGAAATCCGAACCGTGACGCCCGCGACCCTGGACCTCAAACGCCGCGCTGCGCCCTACAGCCTGGAGATCCATCGCGAAGGCTACGCCTCGGAGCGCGTGTACATCCGTGCAAGACCGAATGCGTGGGCGTGCGGCAATTTGCTGCTCATCACCATTCCGGGAGTTCTCATCGACTGGGCCTCGGGCGCGGCCATCGACCTTGAACCCGACTCGATCCGGCTGGTTCTCGCGCCGGAACCGTAGCCCGTTCTCGCGCCCTCAGGTCTCGCGTCGTTTGGCGAGTTCACGCCCGTAGGCGTTCATCATGTCGCGATAGTCGAGCATGCCGATGATTGCGCTCGTCTCGGATCCTTCGATCGGGGGTTCGAGTACGGGGATCTGTGGACAACCCGAAACGCGAAACAGTTCGTGAGCGCGGTACAGATCGTCGTCCGGCAGGACAGAGACCGGCGGAGCCGCGATGTCTCCGGCGACGACGAAGCGATCGAGGTGGTGATCGTCCATGACCGGCCGGATCTGCTCGGCGGTGAGCAGTCCCACGAGTTTGCCCGTGGGATTGACGACGGGCACCGTCGCATCCCGTCCGCCCAGTACGATGCCGCGCAGGGCTTCGAAACGCGCGCCGGGCGAGACCGTCGGCACGTCCTCCGAGGCACGGAACACGTCTGCGACGAGCATCTCCTCAAGCACGTTGATCGTCAGATCCGATACATGCGCCGGTGAATGAAAGCGGTCCTTGACCTGGCTCTTGTAGATCGAGGTTCCCCGAGTCAGGATCATCGAGATGACCGATACGAGCATCAGCGGCGGGAGCAGCGCGTAGCCGCCCGTCATCTCGGTAACCATGAGCATGGCACCGATTGGCGCACTGGCCACACCCGCAAAGAAGCTCGCCATGCCGACAAGCACGAAAGCCGCCGGATTCGGAAACAGCTCCGGCGACAGGAGTTCGCCTCCGTAGCCGATCGTGGCACCGAGCATTCCGCCAATGAAGAGCGTGGGGCCGAAGACACCGCCACTTCCACCGGATCCGATCGTGAGACAGGTGGAAAGGATCTTGGCCGCGACGATCCAAGCCATCGCCGTCAACACCATCTCACCGTCGAGGGCTTTCTGGATGTATCCCCAGCCCGCGCCGTAGGCTTCCGGGTACCACAGACCGATGAAACCCACGCACAACCCGCCGATCATGGGCCGAATCGCTCGCGGCCCGGGAATCCGCGGAAAGACCCGGTCGCTGAGCCAGTAGTACAGCCAGATATAGCCGCGACCCACGGGTACGGTGACCAATGCCAGGACCAGATAACCGGGAATCTCGATCGGAGTGACCAGTGCAAGGCTTGGAATCGCGAAGATGCGCTCGCCTCCGAGCAAAAGCATGAACAGGATGTACGCCGTGACCGAGGAGATGACGCTCGGAATCAGTGCATCGGATTCAAAATCCTCTTTGTAGAGCACCTCGATCGCGGTGATCGCACTGCCCAGCGGCGCTCGAAAGATGGCACCCAGACCGCCTGCGGTTCCGGCCAGCAAGAGGATGCGGCGATCGCGCGCGCTCAAGCCGAATCGAACCGCCAGGAACGAACCGATTCCCGCGCCGATCTGAGCGATCGGTCCCTCTTTGCCCGCACTTCCGCCCGTTCCCAGTGTGAGTAGGGTCGCCAGGCCCTTGATGAAGGGAACCCGTC containing:
- a CDS encoding chloride channel protein gives rise to the protein MSSPENRSFVHRLRELQSRWIIYGIAVGLASGLAAVIFFLALEAASHLSFNLLAHMPQPAPPGDQIFHSEVSPGEPRRWLFFILPAIGGLLSGLIVYRFAPEAAGPGTDEMINSFHRGRGMVPGRVPFIKGLATLLTLGTGGSAGKEGPIAQIGAGIGSFLAVRFGLSARDRRILLLAGTAGGLGAIFRAPLGSAITAIEVLYKEDFESDALIPSVISSVTAYILFMLLLGGERIFAIPSLALVTPIEIPGYLVLALVTVPVGRGYIWLYYWLSDRVFPRIPGPRAIRPMIGGLCVGFIGLWYPEAYGAGWGYIQKALDGEMVLTAMAWIVAAKILSTCLTIGSGGSGGVFGPTLFIGGMLGATIGYGGELLSPELFPNPAAFVLVGMASFFAGVASAPIGAMLMVTEMTGGYALLPPLMLVSVISMILTRGTSIYKSQVKDRFHSPAHVSDLTINVLEEMLVADVFRASEDVPTVSPGARFEALRGIVLGGRDATVPVVNPTGKLVGLLTAEQIRPVMDDHHLDRFVVAGDIAAPPVSVLPDDDLYRAHELFRVSGCPQIPVLEPPIEGSETSAIIGMLDYRDMMNAYGRELAKRRET